In Candidatus Nitrosarchaeum limnium SFB1, the following proteins share a genomic window:
- a CDS encoding hypothetical protein (hypothetical protein Nmar_0708) translates to MNLPANLKEKIYQIKQDPQNNFKLISYFPLSDKEKQIIAKDYGVVKFYSIFSDHVTESEWNKSKAQIIKRFQDELFHID, encoded by the coding sequence TTGAATTTACCGGCAAATTTAAAAGAAAAAATATATCAAATCAAGCAAGATCCTCAAAATAATTTCAAACTGATTTCTTATTTTCCGTTATCTGACAAAGAAAAGCAAATCATTGCTAAAGATTATGGTGTCGTTAAATTTTACTCTATTTTCTCTGATCATGTTACTGAATCAGAATGGAATAAATCTAAAGCACAGATAATCAAGCGATTCCAAGATGAATTATTCCATATAGACTAG
- a CDS encoding Membrane protein TerC, possibly involved in tellurium resistance → MPIESGVITLELWILFFTILGITIAIDLGLIHKLKRKLRKSSQPEIEHIMSSKEALGWTLTWISLAGVFAGVIYFALGNEKMIEFVTGYALEKSLSVDNMFVFLLVFTTLGIPHKYQHRVLSLGILSAIAMRIALILVGASLLENFHWMIYVFGGLLWFTSIRMIMQKEEKKIELEKNIAVRILKKFMPVNLSLVGNNFIIRINGVLHATPLLVGLAIIELTDLVFAMDSIPAVLAITRDPFIVITSNVFAILGLRALYFLIGGMLERFHYLKPGLIVLLLFIGTKMIISEFYHIPTVTSLVIVFVILSTVIVASLLKKPKTKQ, encoded by the coding sequence TTGCCAATAGAATCTGGAGTGATTACATTAGAACTTTGGATTCTTTTCTTTACTATTTTGGGAATCACAATTGCAATTGATCTTGGTTTAATTCATAAACTTAAAAGAAAATTGAGAAAATCTAGTCAGCCCGAAATTGAACATATCATGTCTAGTAAGGAGGCACTTGGTTGGACACTTACTTGGATCTCACTTGCAGGCGTCTTTGCTGGTGTGATTTACTTTGCATTAGGTAACGAGAAGATGATAGAATTTGTCACTGGCTATGCCCTTGAAAAATCCCTTAGTGTAGATAACATGTTTGTGTTTTTACTTGTCTTTACTACTTTGGGTATTCCTCACAAGTATCAACATAGGGTTCTCTCACTTGGAATCCTTAGTGCGATTGCAATGAGAATAGCTTTGATTCTTGTTGGTGCGTCCTTGTTAGAGAATTTCCATTGGATGATCTATGTGTTTGGGGGATTACTCTGGTTTACCTCAATTCGAATGATAATGCAAAAAGAAGAAAAGAAAATTGAGCTAGAAAAAAACATTGCAGTTCGAATTTTAAAAAAATTCATGCCTGTTAATCTAAGTTTAGTTGGAAATAACTTCATTATACGAATCAATGGAGTATTACATGCAACTCCTCTTCTCGTTGGACTTGCAATAATTGAATTAACTGATTTAGTTTTTGCAATGGATTCTATTCCTGCAGTTTTGGCAATTACAAGAGACCCATTCATCGTGATTACCTCAAACGTTTTTGCCATCTTGGGATTGAGGGCACTATATTTTTTGATTGGTGGGATGTTGGAACGATTCCATTATCTCAAGCCTGGGTTAATTGTATTACTACTCTTTATTGGAACAAAAATGATCATCTCTGAATTTTATCACATTCCAACTGTTACCTCGTTGGTGATCGTGTTTGTAATTCTATCTACTGTTATTGTAGCATCATTATTAAAAAAACCGAAGACTAAACAATAA
- a CDS encoding homoserine dehydrogenase: MRIILCGFGVVGQSLVKLFNSRSDDLYAKYGLKPRVVGVFDSKGSAVDKTGLELDKLIEVKKKFGTVKNYANTKNNMSGVDMIKNLEADVLIETTASNYKDAEPGMTHIISAMKKRMHVISVNKGPLALAFPSLMELATYNQVIFKFSGTVGGGTPILDYAKNSLRGERITSFSGILNGTTNYILTNMTKGLTFETALKDAKDKGYVEADESLDLDGLDAAAKLVILANWVMDMKVTMPDINCKGIRNVTTDDIKKATKNNCAIKLIASCNKELIVEPKEVSVDDPLCVNGTLNAIAFTSEHSGTQTIIGKGAGGMETASSILRDLLDIRQEIVKS; the protein is encoded by the coding sequence TTGAGAATAATACTTTGTGGATTTGGTGTTGTTGGTCAAAGTTTGGTTAAATTATTTAATTCAAGATCAGATGATCTTTATGCAAAGTATGGATTAAAACCACGAGTGGTAGGAGTCTTTGACAGTAAAGGAAGTGCTGTTGATAAAACAGGTCTGGAATTAGACAAACTCATTGAAGTAAAGAAAAAATTTGGAACCGTAAAAAATTATGCAAATACAAAAAATAACATGTCAGGAGTAGACATGATCAAAAATCTAGAAGCTGATGTATTAATTGAAACTACAGCTAGCAACTATAAAGATGCAGAGCCTGGAATGACTCACATAATATCTGCAATGAAAAAAAGAATGCATGTGATATCAGTCAATAAAGGACCGTTGGCATTGGCTTTTCCTTCATTGATGGAGTTAGCAACTTACAATCAAGTAATCTTCAAATTCAGTGGAACTGTAGGCGGAGGAACACCAATTCTAGACTATGCAAAAAACAGTCTGAGAGGTGAGAGAATTACATCATTTTCAGGAATCCTAAACGGTACAACCAATTACATCTTAACAAATATGACAAAAGGATTGACATTTGAGACGGCATTAAAAGATGCAAAGGATAAGGGGTATGTTGAAGCAGATGAATCACTTGATTTGGACGGATTGGATGCTGCAGCTAAACTAGTAATTTTGGCAAATTGGGTGATGGATATGAAGGTAACAATGCCTGACATTAATTGTAAAGGTATACGCAACGTAACAACGGATGACATAAAAAAAGCTACAAAAAACAATTGTGCCATTAAATTGATTGCATCATGTAACAAAGAACTCATTGTAGAACCAAAAGAGGTCTCAGTAGATGACCCATTATGTGTTAACGGAACATTAAATGCAATTGCATTTACTTCAGAGCATTCTGGAACTCAAACAATAATTGGAAAAGGGGCAGGTGGAATGGAAACTGCTAGTTCCATACTCAGAGATTTGCTTGACATCAGACAAGAGATAGTTAAAAGTTGA
- a CDS encoding transcription regulator protein-like protein has translation MTDLIDKTADYVLELASPQRLNILFRLLSKNLTPTAFAKEIDATKQEVHRNFSRLEESGLIKKKTDGTYELTTFGQIVCTQVPSLVFLLQNRKYFEKHHFGEVPHKFQMRCGQLAVSQHITGVSKTLEQWKNIYKNSTEYIYEILSEVPLDLIEPLVKQVKKGIKFNYIFSESAIIPKGRKELLKKLGYDKLVEKGLIERKMTKNVQTMIVMNEKEVCIMFPTIDGKSDLSEMFYSDDPMFHEWSLDYFRYCWYGSDIFMESKLKE, from the coding sequence ATGACAGATTTAATTGACAAAACAGCAGATTATGTTTTAGAGCTTGCAAGTCCTCAGAGATTAAACATATTATTTAGATTATTAAGTAAAAATTTGACACCCACTGCTTTTGCAAAAGAAATTGATGCAACAAAGCAAGAAGTACATAGAAATTTTTCAAGACTTGAAGAGAGTGGATTAATCAAAAAGAAAACAGATGGAACATACGAATTAACTACTTTCGGTCAAATTGTATGTACTCAAGTACCATCACTTGTTTTTCTTTTACAAAATAGAAAATATTTTGAAAAACATCATTTTGGTGAAGTTCCTCATAAATTTCAAATGCGTTGTGGTCAACTTGCAGTTAGTCAGCACATTACAGGAGTTTCAAAAACATTGGAACAGTGGAAGAATATTTACAAAAATTCTACAGAATACATTTATGAGATATTATCAGAAGTACCATTAGACCTAATAGAACCATTGGTTAAACAAGTCAAAAAAGGAATAAAATTCAATTATATCTTTTCAGAATCTGCAATAATTCCAAAAGGAAGAAAAGAGTTACTAAAAAAACTAGGGTATGACAAGCTAGTTGAAAAAGGACTAATCGAGAGAAAGATGACAAAAAATGTACAGACAATGATCGTCATGAATGAAAAAGAAGTATGCATAATGTTTCCAACAATTGATGGAAAATCAGATCTTAGTGAAATGTTTTATTCAGATGACCCCATGTTTCACGAGTGGAGTTTGGATTATTTCAGATATTGCTGGTACGGCTCTGATATATTTATGGAAAGTAAGCTAAAAGAATAA
- a CDS encoding methionine-R-sulfoxide reductase, with translation MTEKIVKSAKEWKEVLTPDQYEVCINKGTEPPFSGKYYNTKEKGTYKCSCCGEELFKSDTKYDSGSGWPSFWKPLADEKIEYITDDSYGMVRTEVNCKKCGAHLGHVFDDGPKPTNLRYCINSVSLELDKNDE, from the coding sequence ATGACAGAAAAAATTGTGAAATCAGCCAAGGAATGGAAAGAGGTGTTGACACCAGACCAATACGAGGTATGCATTAACAAGGGTACAGAACCACCATTTTCTGGAAAATATTACAATACTAAAGAGAAAGGCACTTACAAATGCAGTTGTTGTGGAGAGGAATTATTCAAATCAGATACAAAGTATGATTCAGGTTCTGGATGGCCAAGTTTTTGGAAACCACTTGCAGATGAAAAAATAGAATACATTACAGATGATTCTTACGGAATGGTACGTACCGAAGTAAACTGTAAAAAGTGCGGTGCACATTTAGGACATGTGTTTGATGATGGGCCAAAACCTACCAATCTAAGATACTGTATCAACTCAGTTTCACTTGAACTTGATAAGAATGATGAATAA
- a CDS encoding hypothetical protein (hypothetical protein Nmar_0699) codes for MIKKEELQYILNFVAKRWVDISNEPNNKVMETLPSNFWMNSVGGKAGKGRWVTALMYTENEADANAFKEVLLRWQTKGMEKTQSPDLIQIRKKK; via the coding sequence ATGATTAAAAAAGAAGAATTACAATATATTTTGAATTTTGTTGCAAAAAGATGGGTAGATATTTCAAACGAGCCAAATAACAAAGTTATGGAAACACTACCAAGTAATTTTTGGATGAATTCTGTCGGTGGAAAAGCAGGAAAGGGGAGATGGGTCACAGCACTAATGTATACAGAAAATGAAGCAGATGCAAATGCATTCAAAGAAGTTTTGCTAAGATGGCAAACCAAAGGAATGGAAAAAACTCAATCTCCCGATCTAATACAGATTAGAAAAAAGAAATAG
- a CDS encoding hypothetical protein (hypothetical protein Nmar_0700) has translation MTHDDIDIIGKNVKDMYGTFMGKVIGTITDIDGSIQSVGVDCGSQGLQQIQYEQLVVQSSVVIFIPKWRLDSQRLLREKQLTLRRLKALIDIVSENDDMKEDAEIIHEKYKSKLESLDELENQIKAKLDARHAELDEQLKSTKMLLFDAKVQYKSNEISENTFETVKSCATELIEHVTHESSEISNVKRRIADLDAEVTSVTAPPQKETQESAVSYLGNSEQEQLVQTILPEAPTDPVTDSEASLAAEPKSHLPTPPKQVKSGTSHYDDWLSRMEAQ, from the coding sequence ATGACACATGACGATATCGATATCATCGGTAAGAACGTCAAAGACATGTACGGAACATTCATGGGAAAAGTCATTGGAACTATAACTGACATTGATGGAAGCATCCAATCAGTTGGCGTTGACTGCGGTTCTCAGGGATTACAGCAAATCCAATACGAGCAACTAGTAGTTCAAAGCAGTGTTGTTATATTCATTCCAAAATGGAGACTAGACTCTCAAAGACTTTTACGCGAAAAACAACTGACCCTGCGCCGTCTAAAGGCCTTGATTGATATTGTTTCAGAAAATGATGACATGAAAGAAGATGCCGAAATAATTCATGAAAAATACAAGTCAAAACTTGAATCATTGGATGAACTAGAAAATCAAATCAAAGCTAAACTAGATGCAAGACACGCAGAGCTAGATGAACAGCTAAAGTCCACAAAGATGTTGCTATTTGATGCAAAGGTGCAATACAAGAGCAACGAGATCTCAGAGAATACATTTGAGACAGTGAAATCATGCGCTACAGAACTAATTGAGCATGTAACTCACGAATCATCAGAAATCTCAAATGTCAAGAGACGAATAGCAGATCTCGATGCAGAAGTAACAAGTGTTACAGCACCACCGCAAAAAGAAACCCAAGAATCTGCCGTATCATATCTGGGCAATTCTGAGCAAGAACAACTAGTTCAGACCATACTTCCAGAGGCCCCAACAGATCCAGTCACTGACTCAGAAGCATCCCTTGCTGCTGAACCAAAATCACATCTACCAACACCTCCCAAACAGGTGAAATCAGGAACATCTCACTACGACGACTGGCTTAGCCGAATGGAAGCACAATAA
- a CDS encoding hypothetical protein (hypothetical protein ALOHA_HF4000APKG5B22ctg2g23), with the protein MNHNVSMEEVGSKWANRFIIAAILQGGVITVMSIAIVAMQLSYTQVNIIQYLSLSFEGTAKWFFLGIIFYLIVVLAVAVSALFYSHLEITLKKKFSKASNILAGIHLVGMNIGGAGAMIIMAYAGLAGTGLTTIFTEGKLGPKYPAIMESFIEPIGGFISILALGVVCGGMGFILAFRSK; encoded by the coding sequence ATGAACCATAATGTAAGTATGGAAGAAGTTGGAAGTAAATGGGCAAACAGGTTCATCATTGCAGCTATTCTTCAAGGTGGGGTGATCACTGTAATGTCTATAGCTATTGTTGCCATGCAGTTGTCATACACACAAGTAAACATAATTCAATACTTGTCACTATCTTTTGAAGGAACTGCAAAATGGTTCTTTCTTGGAATTATATTTTATTTGATCGTAGTTCTTGCAGTTGCAGTCTCTGCATTATTTTATAGTCATCTTGAAATAACATTGAAAAAGAAATTCTCCAAAGCATCGAACATTCTTGCAGGGATTCATTTAGTTGGAATGAATATTGGAGGAGCTGGTGCAATGATCATAATGGCATATGCAGGATTAGCTGGTACAGGATTAACTACTATATTTACCGAAGGAAAACTAGGTCCAAAATATCCAGCAATCATGGAATCATTTATTGAACCAATTGGAGGGTTTATCTCAATTCTTGCATTAGGTGTAGTATGCGGCGGGATGGGATTTATCTTGGCGTTTAGAAGCAAATGA
- a CDS encoding thymidylate synthase complementing protein ThyX: protein MENLTNILSEFSDNEKKILVDHFSNADGNVFAITTPRQVDRGALMSRYSRTDKSMRRIFLDEFLQNENRGEEFYNRVLLEYGDDSVAELGEAQIAIEGLSNIAVKKIEDRRIGLSYLEKSSRYVAWNKKTDGEYRFYRDQVLMKSKFSDLYVDACNFSFDVYSKNIEPMIKYVREKYPIEKYTFKDSKDGKEKSFSKLKEDSDIKSANMIYNGSTKAKALDILRGLLPASTLTNVGVTGNGRAFEYLLTILGASDLDEERDLASKIKKELDTTIKAFVRRADDKYGKAFQEYLRQVKITSKKIAKKIKPELITGTTTRLVDYEPEKNAIDKIITSIIYEQSPSTSYHNIMQQVKKLSKDEKIKTINSFTILRKNRRHRPSRAFENVYYTFDLLNNFGMFRDFHRHRALTLERQLLTTDHGYNTPNEIKVLGIEKEYQECMKNTKHTFDKIRTKHPEQAQYVVNFAYNYPYFMKFNLREACHLIELRTVPQGHIDYRRVAQQMFKEIDKVHPNLSKIMRFVDLKEYDLERFESEKRTEEKRKNLKK, encoded by the coding sequence TTGGAAAACCTGACAAACATATTGTCAGAATTTTCAGATAATGAAAAAAAAATTCTAGTTGATCATTTTTCAAATGCAGATGGTAATGTCTTCGCAATAACTACACCAAGACAAGTCGACCGAGGAGCTTTGATGTCAAGGTATAGTAGGACAGATAAGAGCATGCGACGAATATTTTTAGATGAATTTTTACAAAATGAGAACAGAGGGGAAGAATTTTACAATCGGGTCCTCTTAGAATATGGTGATGATTCAGTTGCAGAGTTAGGAGAGGCCCAAATTGCAATTGAAGGATTATCAAACATAGCAGTTAAAAAAATTGAAGATAGAAGGATAGGGTTATCATATTTAGAAAAATCATCAAGATATGTAGCTTGGAATAAAAAAACTGATGGAGAATATAGATTCTACAGAGACCAGGTCTTGATGAAATCAAAGTTTAGTGATTTGTATGTTGACGCATGTAATTTCTCATTTGATGTATATTCAAAAAATATAGAACCCATGATAAAATATGTTAGAGAAAAATATCCAATTGAAAAATATACTTTTAAAGACTCCAAAGATGGAAAAGAAAAATCATTTTCCAAACTAAAAGAAGATAGCGACATAAAATCAGCAAATATGATTTACAATGGTTCAACAAAAGCAAAAGCACTAGACATTCTCCGAGGACTATTACCTGCATCAACGCTAACCAATGTTGGAGTTACAGGTAACGGACGAGCGTTTGAGTATCTACTAACTATTTTAGGTGCGTCAGATCTTGATGAAGAACGAGATTTAGCCTCAAAAATCAAAAAAGAACTAGACACTACAATCAAAGCTTTTGTCCGAAGAGCAGATGACAAGTATGGAAAGGCATTCCAAGAATATCTAAGGCAGGTCAAGATAACATCAAAGAAGATTGCAAAGAAAATCAAACCAGAATTGATTACAGGTACAACCACAAGACTAGTAGATTATGAGCCTGAAAAAAATGCAATAGATAAAATAATTACAAGTATAATCTATGAACAATCACCAAGTACATCATATCACAACATAATGCAACAAGTAAAAAAATTATCGAAAGATGAAAAAATAAAAACAATCAATTCATTTACAATCTTACGTAAGAACAGACGTCATAGACCATCAAGAGCATTTGAAAATGTTTACTATACATTTGATTTACTAAATAATTTTGGAATGTTCAGAGATTTTCATCGACACAGAGCACTTACATTAGAAAGACAGCTACTAACAACAGATCATGGATATAACACTCCAAATGAGATCAAAGTTTTAGGTATTGAAAAAGAGTACCAAGAATGCATGAAAAATACAAAACATACATTTGATAAAATAAGAACCAAACATCCAGAGCAAGCTCAGTATGTTGTTAACTTTGCATACAACTATCCATATTTTATGAAATTTAATCTTAGAGAGGCATGTCACTTGATTGAATTACGAACAGTACCACAAGGGCATATTGATTATAGAAGAGTCGCACAACAAATGTTCAAAGAGATAGACAAAGTCCATCCAAACTTGAGTAAAATAATGAGGTTTGTGGATTTAAAAGAATATGATCTAGAGAGATTTGAATCAGAAAAAAGAACAGAGGAAAAAAGAAAGAACCTTAAAAAATAG
- a CDS encoding flap endonuclease-1, whose protein sequence is MGLNLKELVVRDKTTLEAFSSKVIAIDAYNAIYQFLASIRGPDGLQLSDSEGRITSHLSGLLYRNINFLSLGIKPVYVFDGKPPSLKTAEIERRKQIKKDATVKYEKAIAAGNMEDARKFAQQTTSMKDGMVKESKQILTYFGIPYIDAPSEGEAMAAHLTNTGQAYASASQDFDSILCGAKRLIRNFTNSGRRKIPNRNTYVEIEPEIIETQKTLDALGVTREQLVDIGILIGTDFNPNGFDRIGPKTALKMIKQHSRLEDIPQIQEQLLEIDYQQIRKIFLEPIVAEVDEIVFGQVDYEGMTNYLKERSFSEDRIQSSLNRLKKALEKKSQNLDQWF, encoded by the coding sequence ATGGGATTAAATCTAAAAGAACTAGTGGTTAGAGACAAGACAACATTAGAAGCATTTTCCTCCAAAGTCATTGCAATTGATGCATACAATGCAATCTACCAGTTTTTAGCAAGTATAAGGGGCCCAGATGGATTACAATTATCAGACTCTGAAGGACGGATTACAAGTCATCTAAGCGGATTACTGTATAGAAATATCAATTTCTTATCTTTAGGAATCAAACCGGTTTACGTTTTTGATGGAAAACCACCATCACTAAAAACAGCTGAAATTGAGAGAAGAAAACAAATCAAAAAAGATGCAACTGTAAAATATGAAAAAGCCATAGCTGCTGGGAACATGGAAGATGCAAGAAAATTTGCCCAGCAAACAACTAGCATGAAAGATGGGATGGTAAAAGAGTCAAAACAAATTCTAACGTATTTTGGTATTCCGTATATTGATGCACCTTCTGAAGGAGAGGCAATGGCGGCACATCTTACAAATACAGGACAGGCATATGCATCAGCTAGTCAGGATTTTGACTCTATATTGTGTGGTGCTAAAAGACTGATAAGAAATTTTACAAACAGTGGTAGAAGAAAGATTCCAAATAGAAACACGTACGTTGAAATTGAGCCGGAGATTATTGAAACCCAAAAAACACTAGATGCATTAGGTGTGACAAGAGAGCAACTAGTAGATATTGGAATTTTAATTGGAACCGATTTTAACCCAAACGGCTTTGATAGGATAGGACCAAAAACAGCACTAAAGATGATCAAGCAACATTCACGTTTAGAAGATATTCCTCAAATCCAGGAGCAACTACTAGAAATAGATTATCAACAGATTCGAAAAATATTTCTTGAACCAATTGTAGCTGAAGTAGACGAGATAGTTTTTGGTCAGGTAGATTATGAGGGAATGACAAACTATCTAAAAGAAAGAAGTTTTTCAGAAGACAGAATACAATCGTCACTAAATAGACTCAAAAAAGCACTTGAAAAAAAGAGTCAAAATTTAGATCAGTGGTTTTAA
- a CDS encoding acetate--CoA ligase, translating into MSEITIGLGNNDVKTRLDADSDFIRFWEKQAKHLSWFSSWEKTLDWNPPFAKWFVGGKINASYNALDIHQKYKSDKPAILWEGENGESKILTYKDMWIQVQKIANALKSLGVQKGDRVTIYLPMIPELPISMLACARIGATHTVIFSGFSASAIKDRIDDSKSKIVITADGGYRRGSVINLKEIIDEAIQDSKSVKNVIVVERTKTKIKMSSKDLLWTALLDNASDMCPAEKLDSTHPLFILYTSGTTGKPKGVLHGTGGYLTHLHSTFKWAFDIKDSDVYFCTADIGWVTGHSYVVYAPLLHGATQVMYEGAPDFPDASRMWNILYKYKVTIFYTTPTALRMFMRFGDDIPNSFDLSSLRLLGSVGEPINPEVWKWYFKIIGKEKCPIIDTWWQTETGGMLISALPGLETIPLKPGSGTRPIPGLQISVVDDDGKDVSANTKGYLVIKNPWPGMLLTLWGDDKKYRDVYWSKYKDCYYPGDYALKDSDEYLWLLGRADDVLKVAGHRIGTAELESCIVSHPDVAESAVCGIPDQLKGEVIIVFAVLKQNATLDVKTLEKELITKIRNDIGAIATPKQIYFVTKLPKTRSGKIMRRLLKAISSNEKIGDVSTLEDGAAVSEIQSALEELKKSIKSRSEF; encoded by the coding sequence ATGTCCGAAATTACTATCGGCCTTGGAAACAATGATGTTAAAACAAGATTAGATGCAGATTCTGATTTTATTAGATTTTGGGAAAAACAAGCAAAACATCTTTCATGGTTTTCATCATGGGAAAAGACTCTTGATTGGAATCCTCCATTTGCAAAATGGTTTGTAGGGGGCAAAATTAATGCTTCATACAATGCATTGGATATTCATCAAAAATACAAATCTGATAAACCTGCAATCTTGTGGGAAGGGGAAAATGGTGAATCTAAAATTCTTACTTACAAAGATATGTGGATTCAAGTTCAAAAGATTGCTAATGCACTAAAATCACTAGGCGTTCAAAAAGGCGATAGAGTAACAATTTATCTTCCAATGATTCCAGAACTACCAATTTCGATGCTTGCATGTGCCAGAATTGGGGCAACACACACGGTAATATTTTCTGGATTTAGTGCATCTGCAATTAAAGATAGAATTGATGATTCAAAATCAAAAATTGTGATTACTGCTGATGGTGGTTATAGGAGAGGTAGTGTAATTAACCTCAAAGAGATTATTGATGAGGCAATCCAAGATTCAAAATCTGTGAAAAACGTTATAGTAGTTGAGAGAACAAAGACAAAAATCAAAATGTCTTCCAAAGATTTGCTTTGGACTGCTTTACTTGACAATGCTTCTGATATGTGTCCTGCAGAAAAACTAGACAGCACTCACCCGCTCTTTATTTTGTATACTTCTGGAACTACTGGAAAACCAAAAGGAGTGCTTCATGGAACTGGCGGATATCTAACTCACTTGCATTCTACATTCAAGTGGGCTTTTGACATCAAAGACTCTGATGTTTATTTTTGTACTGCCGATATTGGATGGGTTACAGGTCACAGCTATGTAGTTTATGCACCCTTATTGCATGGTGCAACACAAGTGATGTATGAAGGTGCACCTGATTTTCCTGATGCATCAAGAATGTGGAATATTTTATACAAATACAAAGTAACAATTTTTTACACTACTCCAACTGCGCTGCGAATGTTTATGAGATTTGGCGATGACATTCCAAACTCTTTTGATCTTTCATCTCTTAGATTATTGGGAAGTGTAGGTGAGCCGATAAACCCCGAAGTTTGGAAATGGTATTTCAAAATAATTGGAAAAGAAAAATGTCCAATAATTGATACATGGTGGCAAACAGAAACTGGTGGAATGCTGATATCTGCATTACCTGGGTTGGAAACAATTCCACTAAAGCCTGGTTCTGGCACTCGTCCAATTCCTGGATTACAAATTTCCGTAGTTGATGATGATGGAAAAGATGTTTCTGCAAACACCAAGGGATATCTAGTAATAAAAAATCCTTGGCCTGGAATGCTTTTGACCCTCTGGGGAGATGATAAGAAATACCGTGATGTTTATTGGTCAAAATACAAAGACTGCTATTATCCTGGAGATTATGCGCTCAAAGATTCTGATGAATATCTCTGGTTATTAGGCAGAGCAGATGATGTTCTAAAAGTTGCAGGTCATAGAATAGGAACTGCTGAACTTGAAAGTTGTATCGTTTCTCATCCTGATGTGGCAGAATCTGCAGTATGTGGTATTCCAGATCAACTAAAAGGTGAGGTGATAATTGTCTTTGCTGTTTTAAAACAAAATGCAACACTTGATGTAAAGACTCTTGAAAAAGAATTGATTACAAAAATAAGAAATGATATTGGAGCAATTGCCACTCCTAAACAAATCTATTTTGTAACAAAATTACCAAAAACTAGAAGCGGCAAAATTATGCGTCGACTATTAAAAGCAATATCTTCCAATGAGAAAATTGGGGATGTAAGTACATTAGAAGACGGTGCTGCAGTTTCTGAAATTCAATCTGCACTTGAAGAATTAAAAAAATCCATTAAATCAAGATCTGAATTTTAA
- a CDS encoding putative PAS/PAC sensor protein, giving the protein MLQTEARKILKDAPIMWRRINSIGIILDCNSTYANKLGYAKSEILGKSIFEHVPKDSWEVMNDSLKAWFETGKVTDRKITFKKQDGNTFPGILQATSLYDEKKNLLGSNTVIFDISELNDEKIKSFQEYFKEAKEKLDDIKNNEYSKLDENSKSEYDGLKKMFDMLLSTDLKKLNKN; this is encoded by the coding sequence ATGCTGCAAACAGAAGCAAGAAAAATTCTCAAAGATGCCCCAATCATGTGGAGAAGAATAAATTCGATTGGAATTATTTTGGATTGCAATTCAACTTATGCCAACAAACTAGGATATGCAAAATCAGAAATTCTCGGCAAATCAATTTTTGAACATGTTCCAAAAGATTCTTGGGAAGTCATGAACGATTCACTAAAGGCATGGTTTGAAACGGGAAAAGTAACAGATAGAAAAATCACATTCAAAAAGCAGGATGGCAACACATTTCCAGGAATCCTACAGGCAACAAGTCTCTATGATGAAAAAAAGAACTTACTTGGAAGCAATACAGTGATTTTTGACATTTCAGAATTAAATGATGAAAAGATTAAATCATTTCAAGAATATTTCAAAGAAGCAAAAGAAAAACTAGACGATATAAAAAATAACGAATACAGTAAACTGGATGAAAATTCAAAATCAGAATATGATGGATTAAAAAAAATGTTTGATATGCTTTTATCAACTGATTTGAAAAAATTAAATAAAAATTAA